TAGCGTTAAATGCTTAGATGATGCTGTTAGTGCGTCTAATAATTCTTTGCATAAGATAAATGAATTATTTAATGCAACAAGAGAAATTTTAAATCAAATTTCTGAAGTTGAAGGGCTAACTAACGCAAATAATACAAGCGTAAATGAAATTGATGGAATCTCAAAAGATATAGCCACAAAAGCAAATAGCTTAAATAATCAATTAGATTCGTTTAAGTGCTAAGGATTTCCTTGGCTTGTGGTTGTAAAATTTGTCTTTGAAAAAAACTCTAAAATAGCCTCTCTCATTAGCTCTTTATCACTTATGTAATTTATTTTATTGCGAAACTCACTAGCACCATTTAAGCCTTTGGTATATGCATGTAGATTCTTCCTAAAGACTATTACTCCATAATCTCCTTTAAACTTTAAAATACTATTAAAATGCTCTAAGACAACCTCTTTTCTTAGTTGTATGGAATCTTGATTTATGCCACTTTTTATTTGTTGAAAAATCCATGGTTTCTCGATTGCAGCTCTACCTATCATTACCCCATTTGCGCCAGTTAGATTCATTACTTCTTGTGCTTTTTTTGCATCTGTTATTTCTCCATTTGCAATTAGTGGGACTTTTAGAATCTTTTTCATAAGTGCTATTGATTCATAGTCAATTTTGTCCTTTTTGTATCCATCACTTTTTGTTCTTCCATGCACTACCACATAGTCTATTGGAGTTTCTTTTAGTGCATTTGCAATTTCTAGTGGTATTTTTTTATCAAATCCAAGCCTAACTTTAACGCTTAAAAATGGATAGTTGCTAACTTCTCTTAAAAGTTTTAATATGCTTACTAATTTATCCAAATCTTTAAGCAATGAACTTCCACTTCCGTGATGTGATACTTTTGGAGCAGGGCAACCACAATTTAAATCTAATATTTGCACATCTTTTATTGTATTTAGTAGCTCTACTGCCTTTTTTATTATTTCTAAATCATTCCCAGCTATTTGCAGAGCAAATGGGTTTTCAAGTGGCGATTTTTCTACCATTTGCAGTGTTTTTTTGTTTTTATATGCTAGAGCATGTACGCTAATCATCTCACTAACTGTAATATCAGCACCGAACTTTTTTACAACTTCTCTAAATGGTAAATCACTATATCCGGCTAGTGGAGCTAACATTAATGTATTATCTTTGATTATTTGATTCAAGTTATACCTTACATTTTTTGCGAATCTTAACAAAAAATTCACACTTTTTATTTACAATGCATTCAAATAAATTTTAAAGGATAGTTTATGAAAATAAAAAAATTACTTGTTTTATCTTTGTTGGCTTTGGGGCTTGGTTCTTCTGCGTATGCAGATATGGATATGTATGGTCAAATAACCGCAGTTGATAATGCTGCTAAGACAATTACTTTATCTGGCAATGGTGGTGCTAGTATAGTAGTTCAAGTGTTTCCATATACTGAATTAAAGGGTGATGATTGTGGTGCATTTGGTGCTTATGATACACATGAAAAATTCACAGCATTAAAGCCCGGAATGTTCATTCAAGTAGATGGTATGCCAAGTGCTAATGGCGTATTTGGTGCTAGAGAAATAGAGTGGCAATGTGGTAGATGAGCAACTAAAGATCTTCTTTAGTTGCTCATCTCATTGCATAGTTTTTTGTTATTTTTATTGTTTTTTATTTGATTGTTTATAATAAAATTAAGATCCCCAGTTTTTCTAATTCTTTGTTGTAGCGTGCTTTGCGTTGTATAAAGTATATATCGCATTTGAAGTTGTTTATTTTTTCTAGTTTTGGTAATAGGTTTTTATGTTTAAATCTTGGGAACACCAAAATTAAAGCTTGGATTCTTTTATTGTTTTCTAGCAACGATATTGTGCAGTTTATCGAAGATTCGACATTTATTGAATCAATCACACTAAATTGTGTTAATAGCTTTTTAGGTATCAATTTTAGTGCTTTTTTGGAGTTAAAAATTATCATTTATTATCTTTGCTACTTCATTTATCGTTAGTTTTTCATTCTCTAGTAGTTTATCTTTTAGCTTTTCTAATAAAAGTTTGTGATTTTTAAAAAAGTCAAATCTGTCTTTTTTACACATCTCAAGTATCTTTAGTGTATCTTCTTCTTTTCCTATTAGATACTCTCCCATGCCGTATGATTCGACCATTTTGTATGCTATGTTTTTTGCATCTTTTAGATCGTTTTTGCAATGAGAGTAAGATTCTTCATATATTAGCTCTAGTGCAGCAATTCCAGATAGATGAATCTTTATTTTATTTTCTAGTTCATTTTTTCCTAAAAATTCTTTATCTATATATTTTATTCCATCATTCATTAGTGTCACTTTCTCAAAAGGCACTTCAAGCCAATAAGCACTAAAGGCTTTTGCACTTTGATAATATGCAAGAATTTCTTTTTCTTTATCATTTAGGCTTAGTTTTTTTCTAACGCCCATCATTACTTTATCTTTTACAGCTAGGATATCTTCTTTTTCTATTACTTTTGATTTTCTTTTGATTGCATTTAGGGCTGCTTCATTAATTAGTGAAGCAATAGCGGCTCCACTAAAACTAACGCATAGCTTTGCTACTTCTTCATAGTCAAAATTACAATTTTTATTTTTTGTATGCACTTCTAAAATCTTTATTCTTTCTTGTAAATTTGGTAGTTCTACAAATATTTTTCTATCAAATCTACCACTTCTAAGCAATGCTTCGTCCATAGATTCAATGTTATTTGTAGCACCTATTACTATTACTCCATTGCTATCTTCAAAGCCGTCCATTTCTGTTAGCAGTTGATTTAGAGTTGCTTCTCTTTCTTCATTTCTTCCTCCACCTCTTATTTTTCCTACAGCGTCAATTTCATCGATAAATATTATTGATGGAGCATTTAGCTTTGCCTTTGTGAAGAGATCATTTACTCTCTTGGCACCCATTCCTACATATATTTGGACAAAACTTGCTCCGCTTTGATAGAAAAATGGCACATTTGCTTCACTTGCTAGAGCTTTTGCTATTAGTGTTTTACCAACTCCTGGAGGTCCAATTAATAGCACTCCTTTTGGAAGTTTTATCCCAAATTCTTGATATTTTTGTGGTTCTTTTAGATAGCTAATTATTTCTTCCAGCTCATCTTTTGCTTCACTAATACCTGCTACATCATCAAATGTGATATTTGATTGTATTGGCTTTATTCTGTGTAGATCAAAAGCGTTATTTGCTAATTCCTTTGCTTCTTCTATTTTTTTATTATTTGGTCTTATTTGTTTTATTTCTAGATTCTGTTGTTTTTGGTTTAGTTTTGCAATTATGTATAAAATTACAATAACAACAAAAACAATGGCTAAAATTTCAACGATAGTATTTTGAAATGAGCTTGTTTGTTGTATTTCTATTGGCACTTGTTGTCCGATTTCTTTTAAGTCTATGCTATCTTTTGCGACTTTATAGTTGTGAGAATTTAGTGAGAAATATATATAATCTCCCTTTATTATTGCTTCACTTGGGGACTTTTCTTGCAGAATTGTTGTGGCTTCTTTTGCACTTATTAGTATTGATCTATCCTTTGATGATATATATAAAAGTAAGATACCAGCGATTATTGATAGGACTATACCTATTGTTAGAAGTTTATATTTCTGCATAATTTCCCTCATTTTTAGCTACAAAGTCATTTATGGTTATCCATTTATCTAGCTTGTTTTTTGATGTTATTTCTATTTTATTGTAATACTCATCAAATCCATGTGAGATATAAGAATCTCCATTTTCTTTGCTTGTTTCTATTAGCACTTTTAGTGGTTTTTTTAAAGTTTGTATATCTTTTCTGAAGTTGTAATTATTTTGATTTACTATTTCTTCTATTTGTTTTTTGCGTTCTTTTGAGATATTGCCATTTATTGTATCTTTTAGAGTGCTTGAGCGTGTGCCATCTCTTTTACTATATATGAAGCTGTGTATGTGAGTTAGATTTAAAAGTTTGAAATTTGTCATGGCTTCATTCCATATCTCTTCACTCTCTCCAGGGTGTCCCACTATATAATCACTCCCTAGTGCAAAACCCATTTTTTGTAGTTTTGTAAATAATTCTAAGTCATTTTTAAATATATTTTGGCGATTCATTATCTTTAGCATTGTTGGTGAAGTGTGTTGTAATGCTATGTGTAGATGTCTTTCAATTTTTTGGTTTTGTAATGCTGAAAGAAAACTAGAATCTATTTGCGAAGGCTCTAAACTCCCAAGTCTCAATCTTTTTACTTCATCTATATCGCATATACTTTCTATTAATTGTGATAATTTTTCATTTTTATCTATTCCCCAGCTTCCCATGTTTGTCCCTGTTAGGACAAATTCGCTAAATCCATTATCGCATAGTATTTTTATTTGTTCTATTATTTTTGTTAGCTCAAAGCTTCTAGCTTTTCCTCTAACTTGTGGGATAATGCAATACGAACAAGCAAAGTTACAACCTTCTTGTATCTTTATAAAAGCTCTACTTTTACCGCTAAAATCAGATACTATGTTTGAATCTAAGCTTTCATTGTCGCCTTTGAAAAAAAAGTTGTGTTGTTTTTTCAATAAATCATTTATGCTTTCTTTTAAAGAATGTCCAAAAACTCCAAATACAAGCCCTTTATCAAAGAGATTCTTGCCTTGTGTATCCACTCCACAACCAGTGAAGTATATTTTTTTGCCTTCATTTTGGAGTCTGTTTATGTAGTTTCTAACGCCACTATCAGCACCATTTGTAACTGTGCAAGAATTAACCACCACAATATCTGAATCTTCTTCATAATTTGTTTTATGAAAATCTTTTAGTGAGTTTATCATTACTTGAGTATCAAATAAATTAGTCCTACAACCAAATGTTTTAAAATATACTTTAGGTTTTTGCATAATATTTCCTATATTTTTATATGTTGGGTATTATCCCATCTGTTATTTGTTTTGAATCTTTAAGTGCATCTCCATGATATATAGTTGTGCTTGGATATGCGATCTTTATGTTTGGCTCTTTTATTATTTCACTTATTATTTCACTGCTTATACTACTTCTAATTGCAAGTGTGGAGAATGCATCAGTTAGATACCATACAGAGATTCTAATTCCATTTGGCTCTAAGAAGCTAAATACTCTTGGCTCTACGCTTGTGTTTTTTATTGTGTATTTATCTCTTAGTTTATTGAATTGTTTTTTTGTAGATTCGGTGTATCCTTTGGCATATTTTTTTGCACATTCTCTTGCTATATGACATGCTTTTATATGATCAGAGTTAAAAGTGATTGTAAAGTCAATCCCGTCCCATACGCTTTTTAGTCCACTATGAGAATAATTTGAAAACATTGTTGTAAAAATGAAATTATTTGGTATAAAAATAACCCTTCCAGCACGCCTATTATCCATATATGTAGTTAGTGTTATATCCTCATATAGCGTTGTTCTAAGGATTGATATATCTAAGACGTCACCGACATATACTGCACCATCTTTTATTACCTTTATCCTATCTCCTGCATGCACAGCACCGCTTACTACTATTACAATCCAGCCAAGAATTGACATAAATAAGTCTTTCATGGCAATAGCCAAACCAGCAGAAGCAAAGCCAAGCACGGTTACAAGATATGTAACATTATCTAAATATGCAAAAAGTAAAATAAGTATGATTAGTGTTATGTTTAGGAAGTTTATTATTTTGTTTGTTGTGTAGATTCTTTCATTGTCATGTATGTATTTTTTAACTGCTAATTTTATAGATAATGCAATGCCAAATAAAATAAGAATCGTAATTCCTATATACGCTCCTTTTATTATTTGGGCTTTTACTTGTGATTTTATTAGTTCATTACTATCTGCTATATCTTTTTCTAAAAACTCTAAGGTTGTAACAAACACATTTCTAGTTGCCTCTAAAACTCTAAATGCTCCTAGTGTGTCGTTTAGCTGCATTTGTATTTTGTATGTATTTTCAAAAAGACAAGAATTTAGCTTGCAAAATGCGATAATATTATCTTTATCTTTATCATAAATCTCTAGTAATTCTTTTAGTAATCTATCTTTTTGTTTTAGGTATTCTATGTTTTCTAATAGAGACTGATAGTTTTTTTGTAGTGTTTTTAGTGTTTCGTTTGATTGTTTCATGTATGATAGGGCTTTTACTATTAGAAATATATTGGTTACATTTGGGGTCTTACCTAAATCTTGCGGTGTAGTTAGATCAATAAATGGACTATCTTTGTAGTTTGATAATATATCTTTTTGTTTTTGTAATGTGTCTAAATTTCTTTGTAGATTATTTATTTGGTTTTGTATATCAATGGTTATTTTTTCTTTTTGCAGACTTTCTATTTTTTCTTGCGTTTTGATTATGTTAAATTCTACTTGTTGATATGTTTTATAGCTTTTATATCTTTTTATCCATGGGTTGTTGTGGTTGTTTAGAAAGTTATCTATTTTTTTTATTTGTGAATCTATTTTTGGTATATTTTGGTTTGAGAAAAGTGGCAAAAAAAATAATAATACAACAATAAAGATTTTCATGCAAATTCTCTTAAAACCTCATCTAATATTAAATCTGATACATCATCATTAAGTGCAAAAGAACCTATGCCTTTTGGCAGGACAAATTTTATTTTATTGTTTTGTGATTTTTTATCTAAAAGCATTAGGCTTTTAAAATTATTTATATTGTTTATTTTATAAGTTGTAGGTAAATTGAATGCTTCTAGTAAGTTTTTTATATTTTGAGATTCTTCATTGCTTATCAGGTTTAGTTTTAAAGCTAGGCTATTTGCCATTACCATACCTATACTTACAGCCTCTCCATGTAGAAGCTTTTTGTAGTTTGTTTCTAGCTCTATTGCATGTGCAAATGTATGTCCATAGTTTAGTGCAGCTCTTATTCCGTTTTCTTTTTCGTCTTCTTTTACTATCTTTGCTTTTATTCTTACTGCCATTTTTATTGTATCAAGAAGATTTTTATCATCATATTTGTGTAGTTGTAAGAAGAATTCTTTGTCAAAGCATACAGCCATTTTGATTATTTCTGCAAATCCTGAATTAAATTCTCTACTAGGCAGTGTCTTTAAAAAAGATTCATCGATAAACACTTCTTTTGGTTGATTAAAAAGTCCTATTAGATTCTTGCCATAATTATTATTGATACCAACTTTACCACCAATGCTCGAATCCACTTGCGAAAGAAGTGTGGTTGGAATTTGGATAAATGGTATCCCACGCATAAAGATTCCAGCACTAAAGCCTACAATATCTCCAATAACTCCACCTCCAAATGCAATAAAAAGTGATTTTCTATCTAGCTTGTGATTAAAGGCACTTTGGAGTATGGATTCTACACTTGCCATTGTTTTGTATTCCTCGCCATCATCTATCGTGCATATATATATTTCTCGTGCTTGTATGTTTTTTAGCAACTTTTGCATATGAAGTCCGCTTATTTTTGGGTTACTAATTATTAATACTTTGCCATCGTGAGTGATTTTTGGTAGTGTGCCGAAATTTATGGAGTAATCAAAAAGTTCTATTCTATACATGATATAAAAATAAAAAATCCTTAAAATAATCTACTAAATATTATCAATTAACTTTAAACAGATTCTAAATTCTAGCAATTTTTTATTTATTTATCCTTTATGATATAATCTGTAGTTTGATTTTTACAATATTTTATGGGATTTAGTGAGGTTTTTGATGCTTAAGGCATGGATTTTTTTATTGTTAGCTATTGTTTGTGAAGTCTTTGGCGTATCTGTTATGAACTATACTGGGGAAGATGACAAAATAATGATTTATGGATTTATGTTTTTGATGATTGGGATTGCTTATTATTTCATGTCATTAGCCATACGCAAGATAAATGTAGGCACAGCATATGCCATATGGGAGATAGTTGGTCTTAGCCTTATTACAATTATTGCAGTTTTTATATTTGATACTAGTCTTAAGATTCAAGAATATATCGGTCTTGCACTAGCTTTGCTCGGGATTATTTTGGTAAATCTTGGCGAATACCATGAAGATTCTACGAAAGCTTAATTTGGGGTTAATTATATGTTTAATATTTATTTATTTTATGTAATTTTAGCAGCTATACTCGATATTATTGCTAATCTAACGCTTAATAAATCAGATGGTTTTAGGAATTTAAAGTGGGGATTTTTATCTATTTTTCTTGTTTGGGGAGCTTTTTATTTGTTGGCACTTAGTGTTGAAGGTGGGATGAAGCTTGCCATTGCCTATACACTTTGGGGTTCTATTGGTATATTAGGAACTACAATTGGTGGGTGGTATTTTTTTAAACAAAAGCTAAAGCCTATAGGTTGGGTTGGAATTATTATTATTGTATTGGCTGTTATTACTTTAAAGACTGCATGAATCTTTATTTAATTTTTAGTATTTTGTCCTATAATTTTTGAACTTTAATTCGGCGGAGTGGTGCATGGAAAATAGAAGCAAGGTAGCAAAAATAAGTGGTGTTAAATATTTAAAAAAACGATATTTTGTCTATCTCGTGGCGTCTTTTATATTGCTAATTATTCCTTTTTTAAAAATTAATGGAAATCAGATATTTTTGCTATCTTTTGATCATAAGCAGTTGCATTTACTAGGTGTGGTATTTGATATGCAAGAGCTATATTTAATGCCTTTTTTGCTTATTTTGATGTTTTTAGCGATATTTTTCTTAACAACTCTAGCAGGTAGAATATGGTGTGGGTGGGCATGTCCGCAGACTATATTTAGAGTAATTTATAGAGATTTGATAGAAACTAAAATTCTAAAATTAAGAAAAAGAAGAGAAAACAAGCAGTTAGAGCCAAATATGGAGCTTGGGATCAATAAACTAAAGAAATTTGTAGCAATTTGTATTTGGTCTGTTTTAGCCTTTGTTGCTGCATCGAATCTTATGTGGTATTTTGTTCCTCCACATGATTTTTTTGCCTATTTACAAGAGCCATTAGAGCATAAATATTTAATGATTTTCTTGCTTGGATTTACTATATTTTTGATTTTTGATGTTGTATTTTTAAAAGAGAATTTCTGTATTTATATGTGTCCTTATAGCCGTGTGCAAAGCGTATTGTATGATAATGATACGATTATGACTACTTATGATTATAAAAGGGGTGGAGAGGTATTTAACGCACAAGGTGTGAAGCTATGGAAAAAGCCAGAGACTTTAAATGCCGAATGCACAGGCTGTGAAGCATGTGTAAAGGTGTGTCCAACTCACATAGATATAAGAAAAGGTATGCAACTAGAATGTATAAATTGCTTAGAATGTGCAGATGAATGCACAAAGGTAATGGGTAATTTGGGTAAGCAAACACTTATTTCATGGACTAGCCCTCAAGCCATAGAAGATAGACTAAAGGTTAGGTATTTTAGGTTTAAGACTATTGCTTATATTGTTGCTTTGTGTGCTGTATTTATCGGGCTTATAATCATGGGTTCTACAAAAGAGAGTATGCTACTTAATATAAATCGTGGTGAGCTTTATACTATAAGAGATAATGGTGTTGTTGAGAATTCTTATGTATTTTTATTCCAAAATACAGATAAGTTAGAGCATGAATTTTACTTTGAAGTGGTAGGTAATCCAAATATCACAATAAAGCGCCCTAGTAAAACATTCAAAATAAAATCAGGTGAAAAGTATAAGCAAATAGTGGTATTACAAACTACTAATAACCTAGCACAAAGCGATATAAAAGATACTCACATACCTATACAGATTCGTGCTTATGCAGTGGACAATAAGGCAATAGAGGTGTTTAGAAAAAGTGTATTTATGTATCCTTCTAGGACACAATAGTGATAGATAAGAGTAAAGGGGGCAGAATCTTCTTTTTGGGGATTTTACTTTTAGTCTTTTTAGCTATTTTAAAGCTTTATTCTCCGTTTTTAATGAATCTCTTAATAGCGTTTTTGTTGTTTTTATCTACTCAAGAGATTTATTTTCTTATAAATAAAAGACTTAACAATAGATTCTTCTCTTCAAGCATTATGATTCTTTTGCTTTTGTTGTTATGTTTTGTGCCATTGCTTTATGTAGTTATCAATTTAGCCAATATGGCAAGTTCAATTGATTTTGCAAATTTACAAAAATTTGCAACACATATAAATGTGAGTATAACAAGCGTTGTAATGGAGGCATTAGAATATCTGCCAAATAAAATATCAAATGAGATAGTAAATTTATTACACAAAATAAACGAAATTGATATAGGCTCTGTTGTCAATAAGGCTTTAGCTATATTTACAGAGGCAAGCAAGAGTGGAATCTTCTTTATAAATGATATGTTTTTTATTATGGTGTTTTTGTTCTTTTTTTACTACTATGGTGCTAGTTTTGGAAGATATATCTTGGAGTTAATACCACTTAATTCTACGCAGACTAGGGAAATATATAACGAAGTTAGTGCAGTAATTGGGGTAGTTTTTTATAGTTCGATAGTCTCAATGGTATTGCAAGGATTCTTGTTTGGAATCTTTGTTTATTTCTATGGATATAATGCCTTTTTGTTTGGTGTTTTTTATGGTTTTGCTTCATTAGTTCCAGTTGTTGGAGGGACTTTAGTTTGGCTACCAGTTGCATTATATGAGCTATATTTAGGGAATTTAAGTAATGCAATTATTGTTTCTTTGTATTCTATTGTAGTAATTGCTACATTGGCAGATAATGGCCTAAAACCAATTATTATCGCATTTATAAATAGGGTGCTAATAAAAGCAGAGCTAAAGATAAATGAAATGCTGATATTTTTTGCCATTATTGCTGGGCTTACTTCTTTTGGATTTTGGGGGATTGTCTTAGGTCCTGCTATTACAGCTTTATTTATTGCATTACTTAGGATTTATAAGAGTTTTGATAGGGATTTGTTGTAGGGGTTATGTTGTTAAGTGAAGCAGATACAAGAGTAAAGTTTATTGATACAAAGTTAAAAGAGTCTCATTGGAATGAGGATTGTATAAAGCGAGAGTATTATTTTACCGATGGTAGAAAGCTACCTGGTAATAAAAGGGGAGTGAAAAAATTTGCAGATTACCTGCTTAGCTTTCAAAATAATAATCTAGCCATCATTGAAGCTAAAAGATTAGATAAAGATTCTTTCTCTGGGCTATCACAAGCCATAGAATATGCCAAAATCTTAAATATCCGCTTTGTATATGCGACAAATGGTAAGCAGATTTTTGAATATGATATGTATTATTTAAAGGGTGAGTATATAGAGGAATTTCCAAGCCCAGAGATTTTATTTGCTAGGACTTTTGGAAATCTACTAGAGTGGCAATACAAGCTTTTAACCCAAAGAGAATACCAAATCCCACAAAAAGAATTGCGTTATTATCAAAAAATCGCAGTAGATAGAGTGGTGCAAGCCCTAATTAATAACAAAGATAGAATCTTACTTACTCTAGCCACTGGCACAGGTAAGACTGCCATAGCCTTTGCACTCTGCTATCGCCTCCTTGAAGCTAGGTGGAATTTAGAGAATGCTAATAGAAAGCCAAAGATTTTATTTCTTTGTGATCGTGTTACTTTGCGTAATCAAGCTTTAAGTGAGTTTAACTATATAGAAAGTGATTGTAAAGAAATCAGTGCAGAGGAGCTAAAGAAAAATGGAGGCAGAGTGCCTACAAGTGGTGATGTGTTTTTTGGAATCTATCAGAGTTTAAGTAGTGCGGATAAATCCCAAGAGAGAGAAGAAAAAGGGAGCACACAAGAGAAGATAGAGAGTAAGTTTTATTTGCAGTATCCTAAAGACTTCTTTGATCTTATTATCATTGATGAGTGCCACAGAGGTGGGGCAAATGATGAGGGTAGCTGGAGGGCTGTGCTAGAGTATTTTAAAAGTGCGGTGCATTTGGGGCTTACTGCCACGCCAAAGCGAAGCGATAATGTAGATACTTATAAATACTTTGGTGATGCAGTGTATGAGTATAGTCTAAAAGAGGGCATAGAAGATGGCTTTTTAACACCTTATAAAGTCAAGCGTATCATAACCTCTTTAAATGATGGCTATACGCACAATCCTGATGATTTGGTGCAAGGAAAGCTAGAAAAAGAGTATTATGAGCTAGGCGAGTTTGAACGCACTATCACACTTCCAAAATATAATGAATTTATCGCTAAAAAGATTCTAGAGCTTATTAATCCTATGGATAAAACAATTATCTTTTGTGCCAATCAAGCCCATGCAAGTGCCATGAAAGTGGCTATTGATAAGTTTAAGAAAATACCAAGAGAGGATTATTGTGTGAGGGTTACAAGCGATGAGGGGGTTATCGGGCTAAATTATCTAAAAGCATTTCAAGATAATGATAAAGAATATCCAGTAATCCTTACAAGCTCCA
The Helicobacter ibis DNA segment above includes these coding regions:
- a CDS encoding AI-2E family transporter — translated: MIDKSKGGRIFFLGILLLVFLAILKLYSPFLMNLLIAFLLFLSTQEIYFLINKRLNNRFFSSSIMILLLLLLCFVPLLYVVINLANMASSIDFANLQKFATHINVSITSVVMEALEYLPNKISNEIVNLLHKINEIDIGSVVNKALAIFTEASKSGIFFINDMFFIMVFLFFFYYYGASFGRYILELIPLNSTQTREIYNEVSAVIGVVFYSSIVSMVLQGFLFGIFVYFYGYNAFLFGVFYGFASLVPVVGGTLVWLPVALYELYLGNLSNAIIVSLYSIVVIATLADNGLKPIIIAFINRVLIKAELKINEMLIFFAIIAGLTSFGFWGIVLGPAITALFIALLRIYKSFDRDLL
- the hsdR gene encoding EcoAI/FtnUII family type I restriction enzme subunit R, which produces MLLSEADTRVKFIDTKLKESHWNEDCIKREYYFTDGRKLPGNKRGVKKFADYLLSFQNNNLAIIEAKRLDKDSFSGLSQAIEYAKILNIRFVYATNGKQIFEYDMYYLKGEYIEEFPSPEILFARTFGNLLEWQYKLLTQREYQIPQKELRYYQKIAVDRVVQALINNKDRILLTLATGTGKTAIAFALCYRLLEARWNLENANRKPKILFLCDRVTLRNQALSEFNYIESDCKEISAEELKKNGGRVPTSGDVFFGIYQSLSSADKSQEREEKGSTQEKIESKFYLQYPKDFFDLIIIDECHRGGANDEGSWRAVLEYFKSAVHLGLTATPKRSDNVDTYKYFGDAVYEYSLKEGIEDGFLTPYKVKRIITSLNDGYTHNPDDLVQGKLEKEYYELGEFERTITLPKYNEFIAKKILELINPMDKTIIFCANQAHASAMKVAIDKFKKIPREDYCVRVTSDEGVIGLNYLKAFQDNDKEYPVILTSSKMLTAGVDARNVRNIVLLANIGSMIEFKQIIGRGTRIYEGKDFFIILDFFGVTKLFYDPKWDGESNVISGDDREDSKSIREGKSGSKGSDTPKEKVIIHLKGTKLKVLDIETRYIGGDGKPLGTKEFLEFLIGKLGSFYNNEKKLQEMWSNAENRDTFLKSLANEGIDSEVLENLKEIFERKDCDIYDIFAHISFNSEIVSRSERVPSVKNSGFLSKFHKERAIKLIEFLLGYYKEHGINDFNNLGRLLELSSLGKAYEITEDFGGIPMLRSSIEELQRKIYAG